The proteins below come from a single Gordonia sp. X0973 genomic window:
- a CDS encoding helix-turn-helix domain-containing protein — MPERVRGSLDWGTYANSFAFRLVQVRRIRGLSQEALAHKAGMHRNQVSNLERARSNREPFISDPQLSTVYRLAVALDVPPAYLLPDADGRLPEQSPELTDGSRVEKELYERLAPGTDSALG; from the coding sequence GTGCCAGAACGAGTCCGCGGATCCCTCGATTGGGGGACCTATGCCAACTCGTTCGCCTTCCGATTAGTCCAGGTCAGACGCATTCGCGGCCTCTCGCAGGAGGCGTTGGCACACAAGGCCGGGATGCATCGAAACCAGGTGTCGAACCTGGAGCGGGCGCGTAGCAATCGCGAGCCGTTCATCTCCGATCCGCAGCTCTCCACGGTCTACCGTCTCGCCGTCGCCCTCGACGTCCCGCCCGCCTATCTGCTTCCCGACGCCGACGGAAGACTGCCGGAACAGTCGCCCGAGTTGACCGACGGTTCCCGGGTCGAGAAGGAGCTGTACGAGCGGCTGGCGCCGGGGACCGACTCCGCGCTGGGCTAG